In the Candidatus Edwardsbacteria bacterium genome, ACGCTTCTTTATCTGTAATATATATTTGTAATAATAAAATTGATTTTCAATTAAAATACGTTTACAATAACAAAAGGTTACATGTTTAATTAATGCGTCAGGATAAAACAAATCTTTACCAATCAGAACAGAGGTTATTGAAAATCATTGACATTCAAGCTATTTTATATTATATTTATCTCCATGAGAGCATATAAATTACTGATTGTGGATGATGAGCCAAACATAACCAGAATATTGGCTTATGAACTGAAAAAAGAGGGCTATGATGTCATTATAGCCAATGATGGCCGGGAGGGCCTGGAAAGGGCTAAAAACGAGAAGCCGGACCTGATCGTTTCGGATATAATGATGCCCAATGTGGATGGCTATGATTTTTGCCGCCAACTTAAGGAGGACCCCAATCTCAGATCAATTCCGTTTATTTTCCTGACGGCCAAGACCGCGATGGATAATAAGGTCTATGGTTATTCCCTAGGCGCCCAGAAATATCTTACCAAGCCGGTCAACAAGGAGGAACTTCTCAAGGCCGTTAACATCAGGTTGAAGTACTCCAACGAAGCTATAAAATTGTTTGCCAAAAAGGCCAAAAAATTCGAAGGCGATCTGTACATCATCTCCATCTTCAGCCTGATAGACATGTTCTCCATCGGAGCATGGTCAGGGTTCGTCGATTTGAAGTCGGTTGACGGCAGGATGGGAAGGGTAGAGGTCTTTGAGGGTCGTATCCAGAAATGTACCATCGACGGGGAGGAGGATGCCAACACCTGGACGACCCTTCTGGGATGGAACCAGGGCACCTTCAAAGCGGTGCATGAATAAACAGAAGACAAGCTCCGGTCAACCCGGAGCATTTTTTTTGCTTGTATTTTGGCGGGAGATGAGATAAATTATCAAGGTAAATGAAAGAGATATAAATAAACATATGTTCACAGTTTTGGCTATTATGTCCGCCGGGATCATCCTGGGATATATGATCCGTAATAAAATAAGGTTTATAAAATATATTGATCACTCCATCAATATAGCCATATATCTTTTGCTGTTTCTGTTAGGTATCT is a window encoding:
- a CDS encoding response regulator — its product is MRAYKLLIVDDEPNITRILAYELKKEGYDVIIANDGREGLERAKNEKPDLIVSDIMMPNVDGYDFCRQLKEDPNLRSIPFIFLTAKTAMDNKVYGYSLGAQKYLTKPVNKEELLKAVNIRLKYSNEAIKLFAKKAKKFEGDLYIISIFSLIDMFSIGAWSGFVDLKSVDGRMGRVEVFEGRIQKCTIDGEEDANTWTTLLGWNQGTFKAVHE